The following are encoded together in the Azospirillum lipoferum 4B genome:
- a CDS encoding pentapeptide repeat-containing protein, producing the protein MTPHELVAVLEKHERWLKNKSGGSRANLTMANMEGSNLSGVNLAQGKLSGANLSHCDLSNANLSTADLFAAHLTKADLSGCNLYRADLRGAHMRGAKMKRAILKEADLRGGALLYGGPGGSKGGKGLDFVRSDLSGTDFDDASLNNANLSGADLTDVSMNGADCEGALLTGATLMRASMKSCNLARADLRGSNLSGVNLQGAVLRDANLTGAMLAGANLRNADLQGAKLEGADLAGADTTGANLARSADNFSVQIQQALHSHYTWINTNGTMGARADLAGADLSHIDLSGVNLSGANLKRANLSGAKLREALLIMCDISEAVLAGADLGGAILDGANLRGANMDGVRLDGAGIGWVDIKGPDGQPTGRLWAANLTGARLTDASCVRTNLRGANLSGCDFANANLTGAILSDANIRDAKFTGANLTGASLPPPPDPDDD; encoded by the coding sequence ATGACACCGCACGAGTTGGTTGCCGTGCTGGAGAAGCACGAGCGCTGGCTGAAAAACAAGTCGGGCGGCTCGCGCGCCAACCTGACCATGGCGAACATGGAAGGCTCAAACCTCTCCGGCGTCAATCTGGCGCAGGGCAAACTGTCAGGTGCCAACCTGTCCCACTGCGACCTGTCCAACGCCAATCTCAGCACCGCGGATCTGTTCGCCGCCCATCTGACCAAGGCCGATCTGTCCGGCTGCAACCTGTACCGTGCCGACCTGCGCGGCGCCCACATGCGCGGCGCCAAGATGAAGCGCGCCATTCTGAAGGAGGCCGACCTGCGCGGCGGCGCCCTGCTCTATGGCGGGCCGGGCGGAAGCAAGGGCGGCAAGGGGCTGGATTTCGTCCGATCCGACCTGTCGGGCACCGATTTCGACGACGCGTCGCTGAACAACGCCAACCTGTCGGGTGCGGACCTGACCGACGTGTCGATGAACGGTGCCGATTGCGAGGGCGCGCTGCTGACCGGCGCCACGCTGATGCGGGCCAGCATGAAAAGCTGCAACCTCGCCCGCGCCGATCTGCGCGGCAGCAACCTGTCGGGCGTGAACCTGCAGGGTGCCGTTCTGCGCGACGCCAACCTCACCGGCGCGATGCTGGCCGGCGCCAACCTGCGCAATGCCGACCTGCAGGGTGCCAAGCTGGAAGGTGCCGATCTGGCCGGGGCCGACACCACCGGCGCCAATCTGGCGCGGTCGGCCGACAATTTCTCCGTCCAGATCCAGCAGGCCCTGCACAGCCATTACACCTGGATCAACACCAACGGCACGATGGGTGCGCGGGCCGATTTGGCCGGCGCCGATCTCAGCCACATCGATCTGTCTGGCGTAAATCTGTCCGGTGCCAATCTGAAGCGCGCCAACCTCAGCGGCGCCAAGCTGCGCGAGGCGTTGCTGATCATGTGCGACATCTCCGAAGCGGTGCTGGCCGGCGCCGACCTCGGCGGCGCAATCCTGGACGGCGCCAATCTGCGCGGCGCCAACATGGATGGGGTGCGGCTGGACGGGGCCGGCATCGGCTGGGTCGACATCAAGGGGCCGGACGGTCAGCCGACCGGACGGCTGTGGGCGGCGAACCTGACGGGCGCGCGGCTGACCGACGCGTCCTGCGTCCGCACCAATCTGCGCGGAGCCAACCTGTCGGGCTGCGATTTCGCCAATGCCAACCTGACCGGCGCGATCCTGAGCGACGCGAATATCCGTGACGCCAAGTTCACCGGAGCGAATCTGACCGGCGCCAGCCTGCCGCCGCCGCCCGACCCGGACGACGATTGA
- the phoU gene encoding phosphate signaling complex protein PhoU produces the protein MSGGHTLAAFDTELAELRTAIDRMGELVERQVGLALDSLAGPDADIAGEVLKGDAEIDHLEMEVEAMTVRMLALRQPMAKDLREIVAALKIASNLERMGDFAGSVAKRAVTLSTLPVAPPVASLVRMGRMVQAMIGDMRRAYTEQNADLAASVRDCDGEVDAAYTALFREFLTYMMETPAQITGCTHLLFAAKSIERIGDHATNVAENISFLVKGRLPSDERRKEDLSSYAVAPPPEQA, from the coding sequence ATGTCGGGTGGACACACGCTTGCGGCGTTCGACACCGAATTGGCGGAGCTGCGGACCGCCATCGACCGTATGGGCGAGCTGGTGGAGCGGCAGGTCGGGCTTGCGCTCGATTCGCTGGCCGGTCCGGACGCCGATATCGCGGGCGAGGTACTGAAGGGCGACGCCGAGATCGACCATCTGGAGATGGAGGTGGAGGCGATGACCGTCCGCATGCTGGCTCTGCGCCAGCCGATGGCCAAGGACCTGCGCGAGATCGTCGCGGCGTTGAAGATCGCCTCCAACCTGGAACGGATGGGCGATTTCGCCGGCTCCGTCGCCAAGCGGGCGGTCACGCTCTCCACCCTGCCGGTGGCGCCGCCGGTCGCCTCGCTGGTCCGGATGGGCCGCATGGTCCAGGCGATGATCGGCGACATGCGCCGCGCCTACACCGAACAGAACGCCGATCTGGCCGCTTCCGTCCGCGATTGCGACGGGGAGGTCGATGCCGCCTATACCGCGCTGTTCCGCGAATTCCTGACCTACATGATGGAAACGCCGGCCCAGATCACCGGCTGCACCCATCTGCTGTTCGCCGCCAAGTCGATCGAGCGAATCGGCGACCATGCCACCAACGTGGCGGAGAACATCAGCTTCCTGGTCAAGGGCCGCCTGCCCTCGGACGAGCGCCGCAAGGAGGACCTCAGCAGCTACGCCGTCGCTCCGCCGCCGGAACAGGCGTGA
- a CDS encoding anthranilate synthase, whose product MTPSHLFPSHIFLADPAFLDPFATTTGGGLEVCRTGEPVGIADALETLATALDERRGLLLSGGVEAPGRYRRQAMGFVDPPLSVTARGRTVRIDALNPRGRLLLPAIASALDGHEALAGLEVTAGRITALVRRPTGVFAEEERSRQPSVFSVLRASMALFACADEPFLGLYGAFGYDLAFQFEPIRRRLERPDDQRDLVLYLPDRLLVVDHGAGVARRFAYEFVVDGTSTEGVAGGGRTHAYRPDTNAAAGCDHVPGEYQQAVRAAKEAFRRGDLFEVVPGQTFAEPCADSPSTVFRRLRAANPAPYEALINLGDGEFLVAASPEMYVRVGTGPMAGRVETCPISGTVARGADALGDAAQILTLLNSAKDAAELTMCTDVDRNDKARVCEPGSVRVVGRRMIELYSRLIHTVDHVEGRLRDGFDALDAFLSHSWAVTVTGAPKRWAMQFLEDTERSPRRWYGGAFGRIGFDGGMDTGLTLRTIRMKDGVAFVRAGATLLSDSDPEAEDAECRLKASAFLDAVRGKGASPKLALVAAAASSAARRSGEGRRVLLVDHDDSFVHTLADYFRRTGAMVTTLRHGHARAALRDDPPDLLVLSPGPGRPEDFDVGGSVRTALELGVPVFGVCLGLQGMAESFGATLDRLPEPMHGKASSLIHQGCGLFEGLPQGMRVGRYHSLVAKRDSLPPDLRVTAETEDGTVMAIEHRTLPLAAVQFHPESILTLDGGHGLALIDTVMATLATRGGRLPEREEAA is encoded by the coding sequence ATGACGCCCTCCCATCTCTTTCCCTCCCACATCTTCCTGGCCGATCCCGCTTTTCTCGACCCGTTCGCCACCACGACCGGGGGCGGGCTGGAAGTGTGCCGCACCGGTGAGCCGGTGGGGATCGCAGATGCACTCGAAACGCTCGCCACGGCGCTGGACGAGCGGCGCGGCCTGCTGCTGTCCGGCGGGGTGGAGGCACCCGGCCGCTACCGTCGCCAAGCGATGGGCTTCGTCGACCCGCCCCTGTCGGTGACCGCCCGCGGCCGAACGGTGCGGATCGACGCGCTGAATCCGCGCGGCCGCCTTCTGCTGCCCGCCATCGCCAGCGCACTCGACGGGCATGAGGCGCTGGCCGGGCTGGAGGTGACGGCCGGCCGCATCACCGCACTCGTCCGCCGGCCGACGGGCGTCTTTGCGGAGGAGGAGCGCAGCCGCCAGCCATCGGTCTTCAGCGTGCTGCGGGCGTCGATGGCGCTGTTCGCCTGCGCGGACGAGCCGTTCCTGGGCCTCTACGGCGCCTTCGGCTACGACCTCGCCTTCCAGTTCGAACCGATCCGGCGCCGGCTGGAGCGGCCGGACGACCAGCGCGATCTCGTGCTGTACCTGCCCGACCGGCTGCTGGTCGTCGACCACGGCGCCGGGGTGGCCCGCCGCTTCGCTTACGAGTTCGTGGTGGACGGCACGTCCACCGAGGGGGTTGCCGGCGGCGGCCGGACCCATGCCTACCGCCCCGACACCAACGCCGCCGCGGGGTGCGACCATGTGCCCGGCGAGTACCAGCAGGCGGTGCGGGCGGCGAAGGAGGCCTTCCGCCGCGGCGACCTGTTCGAGGTGGTTCCCGGCCAGACCTTTGCCGAGCCCTGCGCCGACAGCCCCTCCACCGTCTTCCGCCGCCTGCGTGCCGCCAATCCCGCCCCCTACGAGGCGCTGATCAATCTGGGTGATGGCGAGTTCCTGGTCGCCGCCAGCCCGGAGATGTATGTCCGCGTCGGCACCGGTCCCATGGCCGGGCGGGTGGAGACCTGTCCGATCTCCGGCACGGTGGCGCGCGGTGCCGACGCGCTGGGCGACGCGGCACAGATCCTGACGCTGCTGAACTCCGCCAAGGACGCGGCGGAGCTGACCATGTGCACCGACGTCGACCGCAACGACAAGGCGCGGGTGTGCGAGCCCGGCTCGGTCCGGGTGGTCGGCCGGCGGATGATCGAGCTGTACTCTCGCCTGATCCACACGGTCGACCATGTGGAAGGACGGCTGCGCGACGGATTCGATGCGCTGGACGCCTTCCTCTCCCACAGCTGGGCGGTCACGGTGACCGGAGCGCCGAAGCGCTGGGCCATGCAGTTCCTGGAGGACACCGAACGGTCGCCGCGCCGCTGGTATGGCGGAGCCTTCGGCCGCATCGGCTTCGACGGCGGGATGGACACCGGCCTGACGCTGCGCACCATCCGCATGAAGGACGGGGTCGCCTTCGTCCGTGCCGGCGCGACGCTGCTGTCCGACAGCGACCCGGAGGCGGAAGATGCCGAATGCCGCCTGAAGGCCTCCGCCTTCCTCGACGCTGTGCGGGGGAAGGGAGCGTCGCCGAAGCTGGCGCTGGTTGCCGCCGCGGCATCCTCCGCCGCCCGGCGGAGCGGGGAGGGGCGGCGGGTGCTGCTGGTCGACCATGACGACAGCTTCGTCCACACGCTGGCCGATTATTTCCGCCGGACCGGGGCGATGGTGACGACTCTGCGCCACGGCCATGCGCGGGCGGCGCTGCGGGACGACCCGCCCGACCTGCTGGTGCTGTCGCCTGGGCCCGGACGTCCTGAGGACTTCGACGTCGGCGGCAGCGTACGAACGGCCTTGGAGCTCGGCGTTCCGGTATTCGGGGTCTGCCTGGGTCTGCAGGGGATGGCGGAAAGCTTCGGCGCGACGTTGGACCGCTTGCCGGAGCCGATGCACGGCAAGGCCTCCTCCCTGATCCACCAGGGCTGCGGGCTGTTCGAGGGACTGCCGCAGGGAATGCGGGTCGGCCGTTACCATTCGCTGGTCGCAAAGCGCGACAGCCTGCCGCCTGACCTGCGCGTCACGGCCGAGACGGAGGACGGAACCGTGATGGCGATCGAGCACCGGACGCTGCCGCTGGCCGCCGTGCAGTTCCATCCCGAATCGATCCTGACGCTCGACGGCGGCCATGGGCTGGCGCTGATCGACACCGTGATGGCGACGCTGGCGACGCGCGGCGGCAGGCTGCCGGAACGGGAGGAGGCGGCCTGA